One genomic segment of Amycolatopsis sp. WQ 127309 includes these proteins:
- a CDS encoding SMI1/KNR4 family protein: protein MDPGEYLEAAVRDVLTAASSTVDNQVGYAALLLATAGALGEADRLVTQWQASTERPVSALASDPIRARAWEMLFEARGGRPSWAEGLPPLDPDAEERAHTATLRRPVSDLDGVLPPGAIAEVIKHVAPSRPDKARTALADGDLARWAELTGPRPDVATLAATRALAPALVAGADPLGLGDWAEACAGALVAALNERYPPDLGTWPELIAAILRLRGGGTTPPPASAAAIRSAEQRLGVELPEDHRAFLRTCDGLPADVVFPRLLGTADLRAENGVVLLADPAVLLLSASHVVEVDPVLGTTVHPSFRSVLERHATLLASAR, encoded by the coding sequence GTGGATCCGGGCGAGTACCTCGAAGCGGCGGTCAGGGACGTCCTGACCGCCGCCTCGTCCACTGTGGACAACCAGGTCGGCTACGCCGCGCTGCTGCTGGCCACCGCCGGCGCCCTCGGCGAGGCCGACCGGCTGGTCACCCAGTGGCAGGCCAGCACGGAACGGCCGGTGAGCGCGCTCGCGAGCGACCCGATCCGGGCCCGCGCGTGGGAAATGCTCTTCGAGGCCCGGGGCGGTCGTCCGTCGTGGGCCGAAGGCCTGCCGCCACTCGATCCCGACGCCGAAGAGCGCGCGCACACGGCCACCCTGCGCCGCCCGGTCTCCGATCTCGACGGCGTCCTCCCGCCCGGGGCGATCGCCGAAGTGATCAAGCACGTCGCGCCGTCCCGGCCGGACAAAGCCCGGACCGCGCTCGCCGACGGCGACCTCGCCCGCTGGGCCGAGCTGACCGGGCCGCGTCCCGACGTCGCGACGCTGGCCGCGACGCGCGCGCTGGCCCCGGCCCTGGTGGCCGGCGCGGACCCGCTCGGCCTGGGCGACTGGGCCGAGGCGTGCGCGGGCGCGCTGGTCGCGGCGCTGAACGAGCGGTACCCGCCCGACCTCGGCACCTGGCCGGAGCTGATCGCGGCGATCCTGCGCCTGCGCGGCGGGGGCACCACGCCACCACCGGCGTCGGCCGCGGCGATCCGCTCGGCGGAACAGCGCCTCGGCGTGGAACTGCCCGAAGACCACCGCGCGTTCCTGCGCACCTGCGACGGGCTGCCCGCCGACGTCGTCTTCCCGCGCCTGCTCGGCACGGCGGACCTGCGCGCCGAGAACGGCGTGGTGCTGCTGGCCGACCCGGCCGTCCTGCTGCTGTCGGCGTCGCACGTGGTGGAGGTCGACCCGGTACTCGGGACGACCGTGCACCCGTCGTTCCGCTCGGTGCTCGAACGGCATGCCACCCTGTTAGCGTCGGCGCGGTGA
- a CDS encoding leucyl aminopeptidase, which translates to MTVPKLALSDNTGEALAKTRADVVVIGTVAGEDGPVLAAGAEAVDAAFDGRLAGLLATLGASGKAEEVVKVPTLGKLSAGVVLAVGLGKASAGVTPEQVRRAAGAAGRALAGTDRAFVTLSALDLQAAVEGTILGSYVFTAYRSEKGDAPVAKLDFASPAEGTARDHKATLKASASIAEAVLTARDLINTPPNDLYPASFAERAKKLAEDNGLEFEVLDEKALKRKGFGGILGVGGGSARQPRLVRIAYKPAKAVKKVALVGKGITFDSGGISLKPAANMDHMTSDMSGAAGVLASVVLAAKLKYPLEVVAHIPLAENLPSGTSYRPGDVLTMYGGKTVEVLNTDAEGRLVLVDAMVRAAEENPDYLIETSTLTGAQVVALGNRTAGVMGSEDFRDRVAAIMQATGENGWAMPLPEELRADLDSRLADLANVTGHRWGGMLAAGIFLREFVADGLDWVHIDIAGPSFNTAGPWGYTGKGGTGVPVRSIAAVLADIAANG; encoded by the coding sequence GTGACCGTGCCCAAGCTCGCCCTGTCCGACAACACCGGGGAGGCACTGGCCAAGACGCGCGCCGACGTGGTCGTCATCGGCACCGTGGCCGGCGAGGACGGGCCCGTGCTCGCCGCGGGCGCTGAGGCCGTGGACGCCGCCTTCGACGGCCGGCTCGCCGGCCTGCTCGCCACGCTCGGCGCGAGCGGCAAGGCCGAAGAGGTCGTCAAGGTGCCGACGCTGGGCAAGCTGTCCGCCGGTGTCGTCCTGGCCGTCGGCCTCGGCAAGGCGAGCGCCGGCGTCACCCCCGAGCAGGTCCGCCGCGCCGCCGGTGCCGCCGGCCGCGCGCTGGCCGGCACCGACCGCGCGTTCGTCACGCTGTCGGCGCTCGACCTGCAGGCCGCCGTCGAGGGCACGATCCTCGGCTCGTACGTCTTCACCGCCTACCGCTCCGAGAAGGGCGACGCGCCGGTCGCGAAGCTCGACTTCGCGAGCCCCGCGGAGGGGACGGCCCGCGACCACAAGGCGACGCTGAAGGCGTCCGCCAGTATCGCCGAAGCCGTGCTGACCGCCCGCGACCTGATCAACACCCCGCCGAACGACCTGTACCCGGCGTCCTTCGCCGAGCGCGCGAAGAAGCTCGCCGAGGACAACGGCCTCGAGTTCGAGGTGCTCGACGAGAAGGCCCTCAAGCGCAAGGGCTTCGGCGGCATCCTCGGCGTCGGCGGCGGCTCCGCGCGCCAGCCGCGGCTCGTCCGCATCGCCTACAAGCCGGCCAAGGCCGTCAAGAAGGTCGCACTGGTCGGCAAGGGCATCACGTTCGACTCGGGCGGCATCTCGCTCAAGCCCGCCGCCAACATGGACCACATGACCTCGGACATGTCCGGCGCCGCCGGCGTGCTCGCGTCGGTCGTCCTGGCCGCGAAGCTCAAGTACCCGCTCGAGGTCGTGGCGCACATCCCGCTGGCGGAGAACCTGCCGTCCGGGACGTCGTACCGCCCGGGTGACGTCCTCACCATGTACGGCGGCAAGACCGTCGAGGTGCTCAACACCGACGCCGAGGGCCGGCTCGTGCTGGTCGACGCCATGGTGCGCGCCGCCGAGGAGAACCCGGACTACCTGATCGAGACCTCGACGCTGACCGGCGCCCAGGTCGTCGCGCTCGGCAACCGCACCGCCGGCGTGATGGGCTCGGAGGACTTCCGCGACCGCGTCGCCGCGATCATGCAGGCCACCGGCGAGAACGGCTGGGCGATGCCGCTGCCCGAGGAGCTGCGCGCCGACCTCGACTCGCGGCTGGCCGACCTGGCCAACGTCACCGGGCACCGCTGGGGCGGCATGCTCGCGGCCGGCATCTTCCTGCGCGAGTTCGTCGCCGACGGCCTCGACTGGGTGCACATCGACATCGCCGGCCCGTCGTTCAACACCGCCGGCCCGTGGGGCTACACCGGCAAGGGCGGCACCGGGGTGCCGGTCCGCTCGATCGCCGCGGTGCTGGCGGACATCGCCGCCAACGGCTGA
- a CDS encoding DUF402 domain-containing protein, which translates to MSDRRWRPGQTVLERFHRPDGSIGQVHPLRVLEDDGRVLLGWIPAGTPIVGSRLVDGRHMADAPLEQRFRIPRVAVPDFWHRTSTLRRIADDEWSSVWWFFDAAGRFTNWYVNLEVPLGRGPGAVDRVDGVLDVVVDRDGTWRWDDEDEAEVAIDAGRLTPEQLDRLRAEGERIGALAERGAYPFDGTGADFRPEPDWPAPELPAGLLAELSPPSGSGPAPARR; encoded by the coding sequence GTGAGTGATCGACGCTGGCGGCCCGGGCAGACCGTGCTCGAACGGTTCCACCGGCCGGACGGCTCGATCGGCCAGGTCCACCCGCTGCGCGTCCTCGAAGACGACGGCCGCGTCCTGCTCGGCTGGATCCCGGCGGGCACGCCGATCGTCGGCAGCCGGCTCGTCGACGGCCGGCACATGGCGGACGCGCCCCTGGAGCAGCGGTTCCGCATCCCGCGCGTCGCCGTCCCGGACTTCTGGCACCGCACGTCCACGCTGCGCCGGATCGCCGACGACGAATGGTCGTCGGTGTGGTGGTTCTTCGACGCCGCGGGCCGGTTCACGAACTGGTACGTCAACCTCGAGGTGCCGCTCGGCCGCGGCCCGGGCGCGGTGGACCGGGTCGACGGCGTGCTCGACGTCGTCGTCGACCGGGACGGCACCTGGCGCTGGGACGACGAGGACGAGGCCGAGGTGGCGATCGACGCCGGCCGGCTGACCCCGGAGCAGCTCGACCGGCTGCGTGCCGAAGGCGAGCGGATCGGCGCGCTGGCCGAGCGCGGCGCCTACCCGTTCGACGGGACGGGCGCCGACTTCCGCCCGGAGCCGGACTGGCCGGCGCCGGAGCTGCCCGCGGGGCTGCTGGCGGAGCTCAGCCCGCCGTCAGGATCAGGACCAGCGCCAGCACGGCGTTGA
- a CDS encoding branched-chain amino acid aminotransferase produces the protein MTITTQFTSVPHSSPASQERVAEVLTAPGFGLYFTDHMVTVKWSKSEGWHDARVGPYAPFTLDPATSVLHYGQAIFEGLKAYRQPSGAIASFRPDANAARFRQSAERLAMPQLPEELFLESLRELIAVDNRWVPTRQGDALYLRPFMISTSTGLGVNSPAADYVYTVIASPAGSYFSGGIKPVSVWLSTEYVRAAPGGTGAAKCAGNYAASFVAQAQAVEKGCDQVVWLDAVERRWVEEMGGMNLFFVFGSGENARLVTPELTGSLLPGVTRKSLLQLAERLGHKVEERRISTDEWEKAAASGELTETFACGTAAVITPVGHVKHANGEFTIGDGRPGTLTMKLREELTGIQEGTRPDPDNWMIDLG, from the coding sequence ATGACCATCACGACGCAGTTCACCTCTGTCCCGCACTCGAGCCCTGCGAGCCAGGAACGCGTCGCGGAGGTACTCACCGCCCCCGGTTTCGGGCTCTACTTCACCGATCACATGGTGACGGTCAAGTGGTCCAAGAGCGAAGGCTGGCACGACGCCCGGGTCGGCCCGTACGCCCCGTTCACCCTCGACCCGGCAACGTCGGTGCTGCACTACGGCCAGGCCATCTTCGAGGGTCTCAAGGCCTACCGCCAGCCGAGCGGCGCGATCGCGTCGTTCCGCCCGGACGCCAACGCCGCGCGCTTCCGGCAGTCGGCCGAGCGGCTCGCCATGCCGCAGCTGCCCGAGGAGCTGTTCCTCGAGTCGCTGCGCGAGCTGATCGCCGTCGACAACCGCTGGGTTCCCACCCGTCAGGGTGACGCGCTCTACCTGCGGCCGTTCATGATCTCGACGTCCACCGGCCTCGGCGTCAACAGCCCGGCCGCCGACTACGTCTACACCGTCATCGCGTCGCCGGCCGGGTCGTACTTCTCCGGCGGCATCAAGCCGGTGAGCGTCTGGCTGTCGACCGAGTACGTGCGCGCGGCGCCCGGCGGCACCGGCGCGGCCAAGTGCGCCGGCAACTACGCGGCGTCGTTCGTGGCGCAGGCGCAGGCCGTCGAAAAGGGCTGTGACCAGGTCGTCTGGCTCGACGCGGTGGAGCGGCGCTGGGTCGAGGAGATGGGCGGGATGAACCTGTTCTTCGTCTTCGGCTCCGGCGAGAACGCCCGGCTCGTCACCCCCGAGCTGACCGGCTCGCTGCTGCCCGGCGTCACCCGCAAGTCGCTGCTGCAGCTCGCGGAGCGGCTCGGCCACAAGGTCGAGGAGCGCCGGATCTCCACCGACGAGTGGGAGAAGGCGGCGGCCTCGGGGGAGCTGACGGAGACGTTCGCCTGCGGCACGGCGGCGGTGATCACCCCGGTCGGGCACGTCAAGCACGCGAACGGCGAGTTCACGATCGGCGACGGCCGGCCGGGCACGCTGACGATGAAGCTGCGCGAAGAGCTGACCGGCATCCAGGAGGGCACCCGCCCGGACCCGGACAACTGGATGATCGACCTCGGCTGA
- the cobT gene encoding nicotinate-nucleotide--dimethylbenzimidazole phosphoribosyltransferase: MEPEDIEFPEITPPDEHARSAAIALHDKLVKPAGSLGRLEELGVWIAACQGQSPPRPFTRPRVVVFAGDHGIAAKGVSAYPAEVTSQLLGTMLTGGAVINVLAAAAGASVRVVDMAVDAEAPATRSIGEFKVRRGSGSIDVEDALSAAEVKAAVRAGITIADAEVDGGADLLIPGDLGIGNSTPASVLVAALTGTEPVAVVGRGSGIDDDAWMRKATAVRDALRRARVVLADPIALLRTTAGADIAAMAGFLAQAAVRRTPVVLDGLVACAAALVAEDLAPGARRWWVAGQRTAEPAHGLALEHLDLGPLLELDVRLGEGTGAVTALPLLSMAARVLAETATHEQAGVSGPLIPAVAT; encoded by the coding sequence GTGGAGCCGGAAGACATCGAGTTCCCCGAGATCACCCCGCCCGACGAGCACGCCCGGTCCGCGGCGATCGCCCTGCACGACAAGCTGGTCAAGCCCGCCGGGTCGCTCGGCAGGCTCGAGGAGCTGGGCGTCTGGATCGCGGCCTGCCAGGGCCAGTCGCCGCCGCGGCCGTTCACCCGGCCCCGGGTCGTCGTCTTCGCCGGGGACCACGGGATCGCCGCCAAGGGCGTCTCGGCCTATCCCGCCGAGGTCACCTCGCAGCTGCTGGGCACGATGCTGACCGGCGGCGCCGTGATCAACGTGCTGGCCGCCGCCGCGGGCGCGAGCGTCCGCGTGGTCGACATGGCCGTGGACGCCGAGGCCCCCGCGACCCGCTCGATCGGCGAGTTCAAGGTCCGCCGCGGCTCCGGCTCGATCGACGTCGAGGACGCGCTGAGCGCCGCCGAGGTCAAGGCCGCGGTGCGCGCCGGGATCACGATCGCCGACGCCGAGGTCGACGGCGGCGCGGACCTGCTCATCCCCGGCGACCTCGGGATCGGCAACAGCACGCCGGCGTCCGTGCTCGTCGCGGCGCTGACCGGCACCGAGCCGGTGGCCGTGGTCGGGCGCGGCTCCGGCATCGACGACGACGCCTGGATGCGCAAGGCCACCGCGGTGCGCGACGCGCTGCGCCGGGCCCGCGTCGTGCTGGCCGACCCGATCGCCCTGCTGCGCACCACCGCGGGCGCCGACATCGCCGCGATGGCCGGGTTCCTGGCCCAGGCCGCCGTCCGGCGGACGCCGGTGGTGCTCGACGGTCTCGTCGCCTGCGCCGCGGCGCTGGTCGCCGAGGACCTCGCCCCGGGCGCCCGCCGCTGGTGGGTCGCCGGGCAGCGGACGGCCGAGCCGGCGCACGGCCTCGCGCTGGAGCACCTGGACCTGGGCCCGCTGCTGGAGCTGGACGTCCGGCTCGGCGAAGGCACCGGCGCGGTGACGGCGTTGCCGCTGCTGTCGATGGCCGCGCGCGTCCTGGCCGAGACGGCCACGCACGAGCAGGCCGGCGTCTCCGGCCCGCTCATCCCCGCCGTCGCCACCTGA
- a CDS encoding dihydrofolate reductase family protein gives MGRIVNATYMTLDGDITNMQNWHFTYLGEQAHAAVKAQLAASDALIMGRKTYDGFSQAWPQLPKDEVSDRMNSIDKYVVSTTLKDPEWTGSKVLSENVVDEIRALKERTAGDILQYGFGDVTRLLLDNGLLDELRVWLHPVLSGNATPDQLLYRETGQKAFTLNGTEVHDTGMIILSYTPAQ, from the coding sequence ATGGGCCGGATCGTCAACGCCACGTACATGACCCTCGACGGCGACATCACGAACATGCAGAACTGGCACTTCACCTACCTCGGCGAGCAGGCCCACGCGGCCGTGAAGGCGCAGCTGGCCGCCAGCGACGCGCTGATCATGGGGCGCAAGACGTACGACGGCTTCTCGCAGGCGTGGCCGCAGCTGCCCAAGGACGAGGTCTCCGACCGGATGAACAGCATCGACAAGTACGTCGTGTCCACCACGCTGAAGGACCCGGAGTGGACCGGCTCGAAGGTGCTCTCGGAGAACGTCGTCGACGAGATCCGGGCCCTCAAGGAGCGCACCGCGGGCGACATCCTGCAGTACGGCTTCGGCGACGTCACCCGGCTGCTGCTCGACAACGGCCTGCTCGACGAGCTGCGCGTCTGGCTGCACCCGGTGCTCTCCGGCAACGCCACCCCGGACCAGCTGCTCTACCGCGAGACCGGCCAGAAGGCGTTCACGCTGAACGGCACCGAGGTGCACGACACCGGCATGATCATCCTGAGCTACACGCCCGCCCAGTAG
- a CDS encoding 2-C-methyl-D-erythritol 4-phosphate cytidylyltransferase → MEKTAAAVVLASGAGTRVGARLNKVYLPLAGRRVVAWSLDAFAGVPGVGVLVLVIRPQDAELANEVLAGFDGDVEVVHGGPTRQASELNALRHLAPRITGGRVDAVLLHDAARPLVHSDLVGAVLARTREDGGAVPGLAADDVVEVDAGHLVAQVPGAIRVQTPQGFRAGPLLEAYEQAEREGFSGTDTSSCMERYSSLPIRWVPGAPENLKITYPHDLVVAERLLAR, encoded by the coding sequence GTGGAGAAGACGGCGGCCGCGGTGGTGCTGGCCAGCGGCGCGGGCACCCGCGTCGGCGCGCGGCTGAACAAGGTCTACCTGCCGCTGGCCGGGCGGCGGGTGGTCGCCTGGTCCCTCGACGCCTTCGCCGGGGTGCCCGGCGTCGGCGTGCTGGTGCTGGTGATCCGGCCGCAGGACGCGGAGCTCGCGAACGAGGTGCTCGCCGGCTTCGACGGCGACGTCGAGGTCGTGCACGGCGGGCCCACGCGGCAGGCGTCCGAGCTGAACGCGCTGCGCCACCTCGCCCCGCGCATAACAGGCGGCCGGGTCGACGCCGTGCTGCTGCACGACGCGGCCCGGCCGCTGGTCCACTCCGACCTGGTCGGCGCGGTGCTGGCCCGGACACGCGAGGACGGGGGGGCTGTGCCGGGCCTGGCCGCGGACGACGTCGTCGAAGTGGATGCCGGGCACCTGGTCGCCCAGGTGCCCGGCGCGATCCGCGTCCAGACGCCTCAGGGCTTCCGGGCCGGACCGCTGCTCGAGGCCTACGAACAGGCGGAGCGTGAGGGCTTCTCGGGAACGGACACTTCGTCCTGCATGGAGCGGTACTCCTCCCTGCCGATCCGGTGGGTCCCCGGGGCGCCCGAGAACCTGAAGATCACCTACCCCCACGACCTGGTGGTCGCGGAGCGGCTGCTCGCCCGCTAA
- a CDS encoding GntR family transcriptional regulator, giving the protein MPTLDRPEPPYLQIAGRIRDDILSGRLQEGDAVPSAREIARTWAVAMATATKVLATLRSQGLVRPVRGVGTVVDRGGLHRSALDRSVASARTGKIYPPGHYAVIRSAGLEPAIERAAAALGLEAGAPAIRRRRTTYGPDSRPLSTSTSWFDGALSARAPALLVPERIVEGTSAHAAARLGTKITVTQERHAAGRADENEAAELAVPAGSPVLLGRSTFLAADGTVVEYGESAALPEHWVFHEYTTEDGE; this is encoded by the coding sequence TTGCCCACCCTCGACCGTCCTGAGCCGCCGTACCTGCAGATCGCGGGCCGGATCCGTGACGACATCCTGTCCGGCCGGTTGCAGGAGGGCGACGCGGTGCCGTCCGCCCGCGAGATCGCGCGCACGTGGGCCGTCGCGATGGCGACGGCCACCAAGGTCCTGGCCACGCTCCGCTCGCAGGGCCTCGTGCGCCCGGTGCGCGGCGTCGGCACGGTCGTCGACCGCGGCGGCCTGCACCGCAGCGCACTCGACCGCAGTGTCGCCTCGGCGCGCACCGGCAAGATCTACCCGCCGGGCCACTACGCCGTGATCCGGTCGGCCGGGCTCGAACCGGCGATCGAGCGGGCCGCGGCCGCTCTCGGCCTGGAAGCGGGCGCCCCGGCCATCCGGCGGCGGCGCACCACCTACGGGCCGGACTCGCGCCCGCTCTCGACGTCGACCTCGTGGTTCGACGGCGCGCTCTCGGCCAGGGCGCCGGCGCTGCTGGTGCCGGAGCGGATCGTCGAGGGCACGTCGGCCCACGCGGCCGCGCGGCTCGGCACGAAGATCACCGTCACGCAGGAACGGCACGCGGCGGGCCGGGCGGACGAGAACGAGGCGGCCGAGCTGGCGGTGCCGGCCGGGTCGCCGGTGCTGCTCGGCCGGAGCACCTTCCTCGCGGCCGACGGCACGGTCGTGGAATACGGTGAGTCCGCCGCGCTGCCCGAACACTGGGTTTTCCACGAGTACACGACTGAGGACGGCGAATGA
- a CDS encoding phosphoribosylaminoimidazolesuccinocarboxamide synthase yields MKHIHAGKVRDLYELDGDLLLVATDRVSVYDVSLPTSIPDKGKLLNQLSAWWFDRMSDVVPNHVVSATDVPDEFAGRAMRCKPLKMVQVECIARGYLAGLGLREYQRDGKISGVSLPPGLVEGDKLPEPIFTPTTKISDTGHDEFMTFDEVLNEIGEDTAKRLRELTLEIYAKGAEHAAAQGVIIADTKLEFGFDAEGTLTLGDEVLTSDSSRFWPADEWEPGRPQHAFDKQFVRDWSRGTGWDQTPPGPEIPADIVEQTRQRYTEVYERITGKTWPRG; encoded by the coding sequence ATGAAGCACATCCACGCGGGCAAGGTCCGTGACCTCTACGAGCTCGACGGCGACCTCCTGCTGGTCGCCACCGACCGCGTCTCGGTCTACGACGTCTCGCTCCCGACGTCGATCCCCGACAAGGGCAAGCTGCTCAACCAGCTGTCCGCGTGGTGGTTCGACCGGATGTCCGACGTCGTGCCGAACCACGTCGTCTCCGCGACCGACGTCCCGGACGAGTTCGCCGGCCGCGCGATGCGCTGCAAGCCGCTGAAGATGGTCCAGGTCGAGTGCATCGCCCGTGGTTACCTCGCCGGCCTCGGCCTGCGGGAGTACCAGCGCGACGGCAAGATCTCCGGCGTCTCGCTGCCGCCGGGCCTGGTCGAGGGCGACAAGCTGCCGGAGCCGATCTTCACGCCGACGACGAAGATCTCCGACACCGGGCACGACGAGTTCATGACCTTCGACGAGGTGCTGAACGAGATCGGCGAAGACACCGCGAAGCGGCTTCGCGAGCTGACGCTGGAGATCTACGCGAAGGGCGCCGAACACGCCGCCGCGCAGGGCGTCATCATCGCCGACACCAAGCTGGAGTTCGGGTTCGACGCCGAGGGCACGCTGACCCTGGGCGACGAGGTCCTGACGTCGGACTCGTCGCGCTTCTGGCCCGCCGACGAGTGGGAGCCGGGCCGGCCGCAGCACGCGTTCGACAAGCAGTTCGTGCGTGACTGGTCGCGCGGTACCGGCTGGGACCAGACCCCGCCCGGGCCGGAGATCCCGGCGGACATCGTCGAGCAGACGCGGCAGCGCTACACCGAGGTCTACGAGCGGATCACCGGGAAGACCTGGCCCCGTGGTTGA
- a CDS encoding DUF3043 domain-containing protein, whose protein sequence is MRFLRRSTTDTAADEPAAAATEAVDVGGKSFTPGKGKATPKRREAEAKRRGPVAPPPTTMREAMKRNKELRKANPQSKEDRRSEAKVRRERMMSGDDKYLLPRDRGPVKAYVRDLVDSRRNLLGLFMPLAILVFLALLVPLPQVQSYITLLCTALLLVMAIEGFVNGRKIGKLVREKFPKETVNGRSVGWYAFVRASQIRRLRVPKPRLKPGDPIPN, encoded by the coding sequence GTGAGGTTCCTGCGCCGAAGCACCACAGACACCGCCGCCGACGAGCCGGCCGCGGCCGCGACCGAGGCCGTCGACGTCGGCGGCAAGTCGTTCACGCCCGGTAAGGGCAAGGCCACGCCCAAGCGGCGGGAGGCGGAGGCGAAGCGCCGGGGTCCGGTCGCACCCCCGCCGACCACCATGCGGGAGGCGATGAAGCGCAACAAGGAGCTTCGCAAGGCGAACCCGCAGAGCAAGGAAGACCGCCGTTCCGAGGCGAAGGTCCGCCGCGAGCGGATGATGTCGGGCGACGACAAGTACCTGCTGCCGCGCGACCGCGGGCCGGTCAAGGCGTACGTCCGCGACCTGGTCGACAGCCGGCGCAACCTGCTCGGCCTGTTCATGCCGCTGGCGATCCTGGTGTTCCTCGCGCTGCTGGTGCCGTTGCCCCAGGTCCAGTCGTACATCACCCTGCTGTGCACGGCGCTGCTGCTGGTGATGGCCATCGAGGGCTTCGTCAACGGCCGCAAGATCGGCAAGCTGGTGCGCGAGAAGTTCCCCAAGGAGACGGTGAACGGCCGGTCCGTCGGCTGGTACGCGTTCGTCCGGGCCTCCCAGATCCGGCGCCTGCGGGTCCCGAAGCCTCGGCTGAAGCCGGGCGACCCGATCCCCAACTGA
- a CDS encoding iron-sulfur cluster assembly accessory protein: protein MTTAEHAGATQAETAEETHGVTLTDTAAAKAKALLDQEGRDDMHLRIAVQPGGCAGLRYQLFFDERTLDGDLFRDFDGLKVAVDRMSAPYVSEAVIDFVDTIEKQGFTIDNPNATGSCACGDSFH, encoded by the coding sequence ATGACGACCGCTGAGCACGCCGGCGCGACGCAGGCCGAGACCGCCGAGGAGACCCACGGCGTCACGCTGACCGACACCGCGGCTGCCAAGGCGAAGGCCCTGCTCGACCAGGAGGGCCGCGATGACATGCACCTGCGCATCGCCGTCCAGCCCGGTGGCTGTGCGGGTCTGCGCTACCAGCTGTTCTTCGACGAGCGCACGCTCGACGGTGACCTGTTCCGCGACTTCGACGGCCTCAAGGTCGCCGTGGACCGGATGAGCGCCCCGTACGTCTCGGAAGCCGTCATCGACTTCGTGGACACGATCGAGAAGCAGGGCTTCACGATCGACAACCCGAACGCGACCGGCTCCTGCGCCTGCGGCGACTCGTTCCACTGA
- a CDS encoding carbohydrate kinase family protein, producing the protein MADRARIAVSGSIATDHLMHFPGRFAEQLVAEQLHRVSLSFLADDLVVRRGGIGANIAFGLGVLGVKPVLVGAVGADFADYRSWLERHGVDTSGVHVSETAHTARFVCTTDEDLCQIATFYAGAMAESRNIELAPIADRAGPLSLVLISPDDPEGMVRHAEECRQRGYTFAVDPSQQLARMSGEQARAFVAGAKYLFSNDYEWELLLQKTGWTEADVLDQVGVRITTLGEKGVEIVGKGGVALQIGAVPERAKADPTGVGDGFRAGFLAGLDGGLNVERSAQLGSLIAVLVLETVGTQEWTFDRADALARIGEAFGPDAAEEISVVLPV; encoded by the coding sequence GTGGCAGACAGGGCCAGGATCGCAGTGTCCGGCAGTATCGCAACCGACCACCTCATGCACTTCCCCGGAAGGTTCGCCGAACAGCTGGTGGCCGAGCAGCTGCACCGGGTTTCGCTGAGCTTCCTCGCCGACGACCTCGTGGTCCGGCGCGGCGGGATCGGCGCGAACATCGCGTTCGGTCTCGGCGTGCTGGGCGTCAAGCCGGTGCTGGTGGGCGCGGTCGGCGCCGACTTCGCCGACTACCGCTCGTGGCTGGAGCGCCACGGCGTCGACACCTCGGGTGTGCACGTGTCGGAGACCGCGCACACCGCGCGGTTCGTCTGCACGACGGACGAGGACCTCTGCCAGATCGCGACGTTCTACGCGGGCGCGATGGCGGAGTCCCGCAACATCGAGCTCGCGCCGATCGCCGACCGCGCCGGCCCGCTGAGCCTGGTGCTGATCAGCCCGGACGACCCGGAGGGCATGGTCCGCCACGCCGAGGAGTGCCGCCAGCGCGGGTACACCTTCGCCGTCGACCCGTCCCAGCAGCTGGCCCGGATGTCCGGGGAGCAGGCGCGGGCGTTCGTCGCGGGCGCGAAGTACCTGTTCAGCAACGACTACGAGTGGGAGCTGCTGCTCCAGAAGACCGGCTGGACCGAGGCCGACGTCCTCGACCAGGTCGGCGTGCGCATCACGACGCTGGGTGAGAAGGGCGTCGAGATCGTCGGCAAGGGCGGCGTCGCGCTGCAGATCGGCGCGGTGCCCGAGCGCGCCAAGGCCGACCCGACCGGCGTCGGCGACGGCTTCCGCGCGGGCTTCCTGGCGGGCCTCGACGGCGGCCTGAACGTGGAGCGGTCCGCGCAGCTCGGCTCGCTCATCGCGGTGCTGGTGCTCGAGACGGTGGGCACCCAGGAGTGGACGTTCGACCGCGCCGACGCGCTCGCCCGCATCGGCGAGGCCTTCGGCCCGGACGCGGCCGAGGAGATCTCGGTGGTCCTGCCCGTCTGA
- a CDS encoding RICIN domain-containing protein, producing MLRSGWNDRCLEPDQNGLFTDGDKAQLWDCGGIALEAFSITKNPEGFYRFQNAYSGRYLEASKTAPGGGVNGTKAQLWDFVAGATNQWWH from the coding sequence GTGCTGCGGAGCGGGTGGAACGACCGCTGCCTCGAACCGGACCAGAACGGGCTCTTCACCGACGGCGACAAGGCGCAGCTGTGGGACTGCGGTGGCATCGCGCTCGAAGCGTTCTCCATCACGAAGAACCCGGAAGGCTTCTACCGGTTCCAGAACGCGTACTCCGGCCGCTACCTGGAGGCTTCGAAGACCGCTCCGGGCGGGGGCGTCAACGGCACGAAGGCGCAGCTGTGGGACTTCGTGGCCGGCGCCACCAACCAGTGGTGGCACTGA